One window of Serinus canaria isolate serCan28SL12 chromosome 3, serCan2020, whole genome shotgun sequence genomic DNA carries:
- the ANGEL2 gene encoding protein angel homolog 2, with product MLPRHVQRLGRDWITHWNGSQILALNSPVSSSMRWAGHYPPWASFPLPILADFSTNWRFPPFLGPWRQFQNSNWHLDNYTQSCCFHLPNPSMKSEGEEPLTKKRKLSGQDDASTPEQQTDLSDQKEVSCLSVAQNEEKHGSKKGTIKRHWEYFCQQSKTMKIAKNKGSDQSSTGSEAAFDFTVMSYNILSQNLLEDNSHLYRHCRQRLLFWTYRFPNILQEIKELDADVLCLQEVQEDHYRTEIKSSLESLGYHCEYKMRTGRKPDGCAICFKTSKFSLISSNPVEFFRRDIPLLDRDNVGLVLLLQPRFHCKANAAICIANTHLLYNPRRGDIKLTQLAMLLAEIASVAPQKDGSFCPIIICGDFNSVPGSPLYRFIKEGKLNYEGLAIGKVSGQEQFPRGQRILSIPIWPKKLGISQNCVYEIKQQPKEENAGEKLEAAKPDNTQKIAIASEKLSSKLRHHFKLSSVYSHYFPETGIPEVTTCHSRSAVTVDYIFYSAANDDDTADQPGVEDSFCGGLKLLGRLALVTEKDLWTVNGLPNEKNSSDHLPLLAEFRLIER from the exons ATGCTGCCCCGCCATgtgcagaggctgggcagagactGGATCACCCACTGGAATGGCTCCCAGATACTGGCCTTGAACAGCCCAGTTTCCAGCTCTATGAGATGGGCCGGACACTATCCTCCCTGGGCCTCGTTTCCACTCCCCATTTTAGCTGATTTTTCAACAAACTGGAGGTTCCCTCCATTTCTTGGACCTTGGAGACAATTTCAGAACTCTAATTGGCATCTTGATAACTACACACAAAGTTGTTGCTTTCACCTACCCAACCCCAGTATGAAATCTGAAGGAGAAGAGCCATtgacaaagaagagaaaactcaGTGGCCAGGATGATGCTTCAACTCCTGAACAACAAACAGACTTGTCTGATCAGAAAGAAGTATCTTGTCTTTCTGTAGcccaaaatgaagaaaaacatggCAGCAAGAAAG GAACCATCAAAAgacactgggaatatttctgtcagCAGagtaaaacaatgaaaattGCTAAAAATAAGGGATCTgaccaaagcagcacaggaagtGAGGCAGCATTTGATTTTACAGTCATGTCCTACAACATTCTCTCCCAGAATTTGTTGGAAGACAACTCCCACCTGTACAGACACTGCAGGCAGCGATTGCTATTCTGGACATACAGATTTCCCAACATCCTACAAGAAATCAAAGAGCTGGATGCAGAT GTGCTCTGCTTACAGGAAGTCCAAGAAGACCACTATAGAACAGAGATCAAGTCAAGTTTGGAATCCCTGG GGTATCACTGTGAGTATAAAATGAGGACAGGCAGAAAACCTGATGGCTGTGCCATTTGCTTCAAAACTTCCAAATTTAGCCTGATTTCCTCAAACCCAGTGGAATTTTTTCGCCGTGATATCCCACTCTTGGACAGGGACAACGTTGGACTGgtgttgctgctgcagcccagattTCACTGTAAAGCCAATGCTGCCATCTGTATTGCCAATACACACCTGCTGTACAACCCAAGGAGAGGGGACATCAAACTGACCCAGCTTGCAATGCTCCTGGCAGAGATTGCCAGTGTTGCCCCTCAGAAGGATGGCTCTTTCTGCCCAATCATCATCTGTGGGGACTTCAATTCTGTTCCTGGCTCTCCATTGTACAGATTTATAAAGGAAGGAAAGTTAAATTATGAAGGACTTGCTATAGGGAAG GTCTCTGGACAAGAACAGTTTCCAAGGGGACAAAGAATCTTATCTATTCCAATTTGGCCAAAAAAATTAGGTATTTCACAAAACTGTGtatatgaaataaaacagcaaccaaaggaagaaaatgcag gagaaaaattgGAAGCAGCAAAACCGGACAACACTCAGAAGATTGCAATAGCATCTGAAAA GTTGTCTTCGAAATTGCGGCACCATTTTAAATTGTCTTCAGTGTATTCTCATTACTTCCCTGAAACTGGGATTCCAGAAGTGACAACTTGTCATTCCAGAAGTGCTGTCACCGTGGATTATATTTTCTATTCTGCAGCAAATGATGATGATACTGCTGACCAGCCAG GAGTAGAAGATTCTTTTTGTGGAGGTCTGAAACTTCTTGGCAGGCTGGCACTTGTAACAGAGAAAGATCTTTGGACTGTTAATGGTCTTCCCAATGAAAAGAACTCTTCTGACCACCTGCCACTGCTAGCAGAGTTCAGGCTTATTGAACGGTAA